A genomic segment from Colletotrichum higginsianum IMI 349063 chromosome 5, whole genome shotgun sequence encodes:
- a CDS encoding L-arabinitol 4-dehydrogenase — MSNTTTTEVLTRKPGNVAVYTNPQHELYLKQVDLPTPGVGDCLIHVRATGICGSDVHFWKAGHIGEMVVTGENGLGHESAGVVIAIGENVTKFKIGDRVALECGIPCMKASCFFCRTGKYNACPDVVFYSTPPHHGTLTRYHVHPEDWLHKIPDNISYEEGSLLEPLSVALTGIERSGVRLGDPVVICGSGPIGIVTLLAANAAGANPIVITDINETRLQMAKKAVPRVRTVLVTPGKEPHAVAEDVKDALGQEAKVVMECTGVESSVITGIYSCRFGGMVFVIGCGKDFATIPLMYMAGKEIDLRFQFRYRDIYPRAIGLVAERIIDLKLLVTHRFTLEEGEEAFKIASDPSGLALKVQVIDD, encoded by the exons ATGTCGAACACAACTACGACCGAGGTCCTCACTCGGAAGCCTGGGAATGTAGCTGTATACACAAACCCCCAACACGAGCTTTACCTCAAACAAGTCGACTTGCCGACCCCAGGTGTGGGGGATTGTCTCATTCACGTGCGGGCAACGGGCATCTGCGGCTCTGATGTCCACTTTTGGAAGGCAGGCCACATCGGCGAGATGGTTGTGACGGGGGAGAACGGTCTGGGCCACGAGAGCGCTGGGGTGGTGATTGCGATCGGTGAAAACGTCACCAAGTTCAAGATCGGCGACAGAGTGGCACTCGAGTGTGGAATTCCGTGCATGAAGGCGTCCTGTTTCTTCTGTCGGACGGGCAAGTACAACGCATGCCCGGACGTAGTCTTCTACTCGACGCCCCCCCATCATGGAACACTGACACGATATCACGTTCATCCAGAGGACTGGCTGCATAAGATACCCGATAATATTTCCTACGAAGAGGGATCCCTTCTCGAGCCGCTCTCCGTGGCCTTGACAGGGATCGAGCGTTCTGGTGTACGTTTGGGAGACCCAGTTGTCATCTGTGGCTCGGGGCCTATTGGTATCGTCACTTTGCTGGCTGCTAACGCTGCGGGCGCAAACCCAATTGTCATTACGGACATCAACGAGACTAGACTACagatggcgaagaaggctGTCCCCAGAGTCCGAACGGTTCTCGTTACCCCAGGAAAAGAACCACACGCAGTCGCTGAAGACGTCAAGGACGCTCTGGGTCAGGAAGCCAAAGTAGTCATGGAATGCACTGGTGTTGAGTCGAGCGTCATCACGGGCATCTAC TCCTGTCGATTTGGGGGCATGGTCTTTGTCATTGGGTGCGGAAAAGACTTTGCGACGATACCGCTCATGTACATGGCTGGAAAAGAGATTGATTTGCGATTCCAATTCCGCTACCGCGACATCTACCCTCGAGCCATCGGGCTTGTTGCCGAAAGAATAATTGATCTGAAGCTTTTGGTAACCCACAGATTTACGCtcgaagaaggggaggaggccTTCAAGATAGCTTCAGATCCTAGCGGTCTGGCGTTGAAAGTTCAAGTCATTGACGACTGA
- a CDS encoding EC2 protein, translating to MLYSKILIAAITGISCVAAMPADAPKDKEPKKDVEVFRRGRCRDDRDDLYCGRGVNEFVKYAPDVNSKLCYNDGANILFCAIREQQKLAVELAREWQRLQRCGLNQYYAFRERRCECYGRRDAVTATDRCDDDDDFGRDNHYPNCKGDDIAFCAANEDLIITYDRINILCDRNRGNYVFCADPERGAARDKARDHFRDRRNSVNQA from the exons ATGCTCTACTCCAAaatcctcatcgccgccatcaccggcATCTCTTGCGTGGCTGCCATGCCTGCTGATGCtcccaaggacaaggagcctAAGAAAGATGTTGAGGTCTtccgccgaggccgttgcCGCGATGATCGAGATGACCTTTACTGTGGACGCGGGGTAAATGAGTTTGTCAAATACG CACCAGACGTCAACAGCAAGCTCTGCTACAACGACGGCGCCAATATACTTTTCTGCGCGATTCGCGAGCAGCAAAAGctggccgtcgagctcgccagGGAGTGGCAGAGACTCCAGCGATGCGGCCTGAACCAGTACTACGCCTTTAGAGAGAGACGTTGCGAGTGCTACGGCCGACGCGATGCGGTCACTGCCACTGACCGCtgcgacgacgatgacgattTTGGTCGTGACAACCACTACCCCAACTGCAAGGGCGATGACATTGCTTTTTGCGCCGCCAACGAAGACCTGATCATCACCTATG ATCGCATCAACATTCTGTGCGACAGGAACAGGGGCAACTATGTCTTCTGCGCCGACCCGGagcgcggcgccgcccgcgatAAGGCCAGAGATCACTTCCGTGACCGTCGCAACAGCGTCAACCAGGCTTAG
- a CDS encoding Glycosyl hydrolase family 16 encodes MLSQYALSAVALLASLAQPALAQVSTKCNPMNTTCPADPAFGMDYNFNFNSTPSSDAWETTVGPVKYTAENGAEFTISKQGDSPTIRTKFYFFWGRTEIHLRAAKGKGIVSSMMWLSDTLDEIDWEFLGIKNDALSNFFGKGVEDWHNGDEHPVTGSIHDEFHNYTCVWTKEKLEWWVNGNNVRTLLPKDANNSQAYPQTPMRLSLGIWAGGDPRMAKGTQEWAGGETDYAAGPYTMYVKSAQVTDYSSGKEYSFGDKSGSWESIKITEGNSTVKEALLAEPSKSVSEKFNELNPTAKTAVYAGGVGVGCALIAFGLWYFIRQRRRGAAESKLAAQRAENERLELEGFHKRGVDPDSFAGSTGTEYNAAEFSKNGMVQENTYSVPATQEKNVWDAAPMAAGAAGAGAAVGMAAYSDSPNGRGQVLSPLRTQSPGMPPSGPLPMAPSRSASHGGYSRLGSPDGQHSPPPMSPPSQGYSDHGFGGQQSYGNGGHEGANQGYWNNGGPQGGFR; translated from the exons ATGCTGTCTCAATACGCTCTTTCAGCAGTGGCGCTGCTAGCATCGCTTGCTCAGCCTGCACTCGCTCAGGTCTCAACCAAATGCAACCCGATGAACACGACTTGCCCTGCCGACCCGGCTTTCGGCATGGACTACAACTTCAACTTCAACTCGACACCATCGAGCGATGCATGGGAGACGACCGTTGGACCTGTAAAGTACACCGCCGAGAACGGTGCCGAATTTACCATCAGCAAGCAGGGCGACTCTCCCACGATTCGGACCAAGTTTTATTTCTTTTGGGGCCGCACGGAAATTCACCTAAGGGCGGCCAAAGGCAAGGGCATCGTGAGCTCGATGATGTGGCTCAGCGACACACTGGACGAGATCGACTGGGAGTTTCTTGGCATCAAGAACGATGCCCTGAGCAACTTCTTCGGCAAGGGTGTTGAGGATTGGCACAACGGCGACGAGCACCCTGTAACGGGAAGCATCCATGACGAATTCCACAACTACACCTGCGTTTGGACCAAAGAGAAGCTCGAGTGGTGGGTGAATGGAAACAACGTACGGACTCTTCTCCCGAAGGATGCCAACAACTCCCAAGCCTACCCGCAGACGCCCATGCGCCTCAGTCTCGGTATctgggcgggcggcgaccCCCGCATGGCCAAGGGGACCCAGGAATGGGCCGGAGGCGAAACTGACTATGCTGCCGGTCCTTACACCATGTACGTCAAGTCGGCGCAGGTGACAGACTACAGCTCTGGAAAGGAGTACTCTTTCGGGGACAAGTCGGGTTCATGGGAGAGCATCAAGATTACCGA GGGCAACTCAACCGTCAAGGAGGCTCTCCTGGCGGAACCAAGCAAGTCCGTCAGCGAGAAGTTCAATGAGCTCAACCCAACCGCGAAGACCGCCGTGTATGCcggaggcgtcggcgtcggctgcgCTCTCATCGCCTTTGGTCTTTGGTACTTCATCCGCCAGCGCAGGCGCGGTGCCGCCGAATCAAAGCTTGCCGCTCAGAGGGCCGAGAACgagcgcctcgagctcgagggtTTCCACAAGCGCGGTGTCGACCCCGACTCCTTCGCCGGATCGACGGGCACCGAGTACAACGCCGCAGAATTCAGCAAAAACGGCATGGTTCAGGAGAACACGTACAGCGTTCCCGCGACCCAGGAGAAGAATGTCTGGGACGCCGCCCCCATGGCTGCTGGCGCGGCTGGTGCCGGAGCCGCGGTCGGCATGGCCGCGTATAGCGACTCGCCCAACGGCCGGGGACAAGTGCTGTCTCCGTTGCGGACGCAGAGCCCCGGCATGCCGCCTTCAGGTCCGCTTCCCATGGCCCCGAGCCGCAGCGCCTCCCACGGCGGATACTCCAGGCTTGGGTCGCCCGACGGTCAACACAGCCCTCCGCCCATGAGCCCGCCCTCTCAGGGCTACAGCGACCATGGCTTCGGCGGCCAGCAGAGTTATGGCAACGGTGGCCACGAGGGCGCGAACCAGGGCTACTGGAACAACGGAGGCCCCCAGGGAGGCTTCCGGTAG
- a CDS encoding Duf1275 domain protein produces the protein MSTQNGLRVGDSSDTDHGNEQQTRDAPSKRTVVDWLRDDVNIRYTDIPVLACCLVSGLCDSVAVNAAGVFVSMQTGNTIFMALGASRLPAGEPLLWLKSLSSIAAFWLGCFFFSKSRHIHPKRRSTLALSFLLQASLIFLAAAFAQTRLIADFGATSVQGSDSNHEFKTSENPLVMVPLALLAFQFGGQIVTSRILGYNEVPTNVLTSVYCDLLSDPKLFAPLKENPKRNRRFLAVVLLVLGGILGGWLQRSQAGMPGALWISGAVKLIIAIAWMGWASNEPAESKLEKGVAKS, from the exons atgaGCACACAGAACGGCCTTCGAGTGGGTGACTCGTCCGACACCGACCACGGAAACGAACAGCAGACCCGCGATGCTCCATCAAAGCGGACCGTCGTCGATTGGCTCCGAGACGATGTCAACATCCGATACACCGATATCCCCGTCCTCGCCTGCTGTCTGGTGTCTGGTTTGTGCGACAGTGTAGCggtcaacgccgccggcgtcttcgtcagTATGCAAACAG GCAACACCATCTTCATGGCCCTTGGCGCCTCACGTCTGCCGGCCGGCGAGCCGCTCCTCTGGCTCAAGTCTCTCAGCTCCATCGCCGCGTTCTGGCTCGgctgtttcttcttctccaagtcGAGGCACATCCACCCCAAACGCAGAAGCACCCTCGCGCTCTCGTTTCTTCTCCAGGCGtccctcatcttcctcgccgccgccttcgcccagACCCGTCTCATCGCCGACTTTGGGGCCACATCCGTCCAAGGTTCCGACTCAAACCACGAGTTCAAAACCTCTGAGAACCCTCTCGTCATGGTCCcgctcgccctcctcgctTTCCAATTCGGTGGACAGATCGTCACCAGCAGGATCCTGGGCTACAACGAGGTCCCAACCAACGTGCTTACCAGCGTCTACTGCGATCTCCTCTCGGACCCCAAGCTCTTTGCGCCCCTGAAGGAAAATCCGAAGCGGAACAGGAGGTTCCTGGCCGTAGTTCTGCTTGTGCTGGGAGGCATCCTCGGTGGTTGGTTGCAGAGAAGCCAGGCTGGCATGCCTGGGGCGCTCTGGATCTCTGGTGCTGTTAAACTAATCATTGCAATCGCCTGGATGGGCTGGGCCAGTAACGAGCCAGCAGAAAGCAAGCTTGAGAAGGGTGTCGCGAAGTCATAA
- a CDS encoding C6 transcription factor, with amino-acid sequence MPKPLGRSNGGCWTCRIRHRKCDEASPLCKECTDRHIECHGYGTEPEWMKDPPKLRAELQRIKHAVKQNFRRTRKSQAASVRASKILADSSASGWNEATESAHEGSEFREAELIMYYLDYIFPLQYAYYADKPAQGGRGWLFWLLYKKGPLRHAAFTLSALHQHTISQSKTEEMESELIRHHTNAMQELRQVLSRCEMEGFDSHPEYRVEFLTCGTFLISFEVFQGGTSNWESHLKALVAVASQIDLQSIGAVTDPLISTRPGAGFQRIVNAATRFHMSQLLWFDLLSCISTGESPKLPYQRWLSHEDIDISCVMGCQNWAMLALGDVASLEAQGAEPNPRAMRRRVADIRKRIEDGIGYLGVQEKSTAAIASQSVTRVFATAILVQLRAILVNVGEPSEIIHEAVAEVIDALQKVPKGVPIRGMPWPICVAGAMADPEQQSFFESLIEEVLETSGAGFTNCDTVQRILKESWKDQNQFAVQGIPTWRQAMSRLGICALLV; translated from the exons ATGCCAAAGCCGCTGGGCCGTAGCAATGGAGGTTGCTGGACATGCCGTATCCGCCACAGGAAATGCGACGAAGCTTCCCCGTTGTGCAAGGAATGTACAGATAGACACATAGAGTGTCATGGGTACGGTACAGAACCAGAGTGGATGAAAGATCCGCCCAAGCTCCGGGCCGAACTGCAGCGGATCAAGCATGCGGTCAAACAGAACTTTCGCCGGACTCGAAAATCGCAAGCTGCTTCTGTGCGGGCCTCGAAAATTCTTGCGGACTCTTCAGCTAGTGGCTGGAACGAGGCAACGGAGTCTGCACACGAAGGCTCGGAATTTcgcgaggccgagctcaTCATGTATTACCTCGACTACATTTTCCCCCTTCAATACGCCTACTACGCAGACAAACCAGCACAGGGAGGCAGGGGATGGCTGTTCTGGCTCTTGTACAAAAAGGGGCCATTGCGCCATGCCGCTTTCACGCTCTCCGCCCTCCACCAACATACAATATCGCAAAGCAAGACAGAAGAGATGGAATCCGAGCTCATCCGGCATCATACAAACGCCATGCAAGAACTACGCCAAGTTCTCAGCCGTTGTGAGATGGAGGGATTCGACAGTCATCCCGAGTATCGCGTCGAGTTTCTCACCTGCGGAACCTTCCTCATCAGTTTTGAG GTTTTCCAAGGGGGTACATCCAACTGGGAATCACACTTGAAGGCTCTCGTAGCGGTAGCTAGTCAGATCGATCTCCAAAGCATTGGCGCCGTGACTGATCCTTTGATCTCGACAAGACCCGGTGCTGGATTCCAAAGGATAGTCAATGCCGCCACCAGGTTCCACATGTCTCAGCTGCTTTGGTTTGACCTACTATCGTGCATTTCCACGGGCGAGTCGCCAAAACTTCCATATCAGAGATGGCTGAGTCATGAAGATATCGATATTTCCTGTGTCATGGGTTGTCAGAACTGGGCCATGTTAGCTCTTGGCGACGTTGCCTCACTAGAAGCGCAAGGAGCGGAGCCGAACCCCAGAGCCATGAGGCGCCGAGTAGCAGACATAAGGAAGAGAATCGAGGACGGGATTGGGTATTTAGGCGTCCAAGAAAAG TCTACGGCAGCAATCGCCTCACAATCAGTTACTCGGGTCTTTGCTACGGCCATACTAGTCCAGCTGCGTGCAATATTGGTCAATGTCGGAGAACCCTCCGAGATAATCCACGAAGCTGTTGCCGAAGTTATTGACGCTTTGCAGAAAGTGCCGAAAGGCGTGCCTATAAGAGGCATGCCGTGGCCGATTTGCGTCGCTGGAGCAATGGCCGACCCAGAGCAGCAATCTTTCTTCGAAAGCCTCATCGAAGAGGTTCTTGAGACATCAGGGGCCGGATTTACAAATTGTGACACAGTCCAGCGCATTTTGAAGGAGAGCTGGAAAGATCAAAACCAGTTTGCTGTGCAGGGTATTCCAACATGGAGACAAGCCATGTCAAGACTTGGCATATGCGCCTTGTTAGTCTGA